The genomic segment TGCCGCGAGCGCTTCCGTTTTCCGGAGGGGACGCTCGCGCGGGACACCACGCGCCTGCGCAAGCCGCACGTGGTGCGCAAGCACGTGCGCCGCAAGCTCCACCAGCAGCACGTGGTCATGGGGCGCCGGACGTTCTCGTTCCTCGACGAGCGCCGCTACCCGATGATGGTGCTGAACGCGATGATGGGCGGCGGGATGAGCTCGCGGCTGTTCCAGAAGGTGCGCGAGGAGCTGGGGCTCGCCTACAACGTGTTCACGTACCTGGACCACTCGCGCGACACGGGGATGTTTGCCGCGTACATGGCGGTCAATCCCGGCAACGTGAAGAAGGCGATGAAGGCGGTGGCGGCGGAGTTTGCGGATGCGCGCAACGGCGGCCTGACCGCCGCCGAACTGGACGACACCAAGGAGCACATCAAGGGACGCATCCTGCTGGGGCTGGAGACCTCCACCTCGCGCATGATGCGCCTGGCGCGCAACGAGATCAGCTACGGCTACCAGATTCCGGAGCGCGAACTGATCGACCGCATCGACTCGGTGTCGCTGGACGACGTGCGCACGCTGGCGCGCGAGCTCTTCGACGTCGAAACGTTCACCACCATCTCGCTGGGGCCGTCGGCCGCGGGGGTGTAGCGCCCGCTACTTGATCAGCGTCATTTTCTTGGTCTCCGTGAACGAGCCCGCGACCAGCCTGTAGAAGTATACGCCCGTGGAGACGGCCGAGCCGTTGTCGTTGCGGCCGTCCCAGACCACCCGATAGACCCCACGATCGCGCCGGTCGTTGACCAACTCGCGCACCCGCCGCCCCGCGACGTCGTAGATCACGAGGCTCACCTTTCCCGGCGCCTTCATCGAGAACGCCATCGTCGTGGTCGGATTGAAGGGATTGGGGAAGTTCTGTTCCAGCCGGTTGTGGTAGATGCGCTCGACGAGGGGATCGACCACGCGGCCGAGTGTTCCCACACCGGCCATCCGGGCGGCGGCCGCAGCCGCTCCCGATGACTCCACGAGTACATCTCCCACCGTCAGATCGAACTCGCCTTCCCCGATCACCACGGGGTCGCTCCCGCTCACGTCAAACACGAGCCGCCCCAGATGCGCGCTGGCGCCGGTGAACGGCTCGGAGAGCCGGACCCCGAAGAAGTGCTGCAGCAGGCCGTCGCGCTCGACCGGCGCCGATAGCACGAGCCCGATCGGATTCTCCGCGGGCTGCCAGGATACGAACGAGACCCGCTCGTTTGCGGGGAGGATCGAGAAGACCGCCGCGGTGACGCCGGTGAACTCCTCCACATCCACATCGACATAGAGCCGGTGCGTGGTCGCCGTGGGGTACTCCTCGGTGAACTGGAGCCTCACCGTGGCACTCGACAGTGCAAGCTGCTGGACCATGTTCGCGAGGCCGTGAGTGCTCGTGTGACCGTAGTGCGCCCCGAAGAACGCGAAGTCGGCCGCACCCACGTCGTTGTCCGCGTTGATGTCCACCGAAGCATCGTAGGGCTTGGGTGGGGACTGGTAGTGCGCGCTGAACTTCGCCCAGTCCGCCACGGTTATCTGCCCGAACTGGGCCACCGCGTCCATCGATCGCACGTTCACCGCGGCCTGGGTCGTGAGCGGATATCCGTTCAGGAGGACGGCAACCGGGTCGTCGATACAATAGTAGCCGAACTCGGTGTGCTTGATCGTGGTGTCGTAGTCGGGGGACTCGGCCGGAGCGGTCGCGGTCACCAAGCTGTCGTTGTCCATGACCTTCGCGGCGAGCCCGGCGATGTCCAGGCGAATCTCGCTCGCGCCGACGTCCCGCGTCAGAACGCTTTCATCCAGATCCACAGTGATAACAAGCGTATCCGCATCACCGGCTGGGCATCCCCGGACGAGGCTGCTCGTGGTAACCGTCGCGGCCGGCGCGCATTCAACCGGAAGAGCGCCAACCCGCTCCGAGAAATGCGGCCCGCGTGCTGCCGGAGAGAACGCATAGAGCGAGTAGTCTCCATTCTCCGCATCACAGAAAGCCGGGTTCTCGTTCCAGACTGCCTGGCCGGCAGTCACCCACCCGGCATCCGTCACCGAGCCGGAAGCCGTCGCATTTCCGTAAAGCACCGAATTCGAGACGGTGGCGGAGCCCGACCAGCCGCTCTCCGAGCGGACCGCCGGACCTCCGTTGAACGCCACCACGCACTTGTCGAACGCGGGTGTGCTTGCCCCGGCAGCAGCGAGTGCCGAGCCGGCATTGTCCGCGACCGTGCACTTGGTGAACGCGGTGGTGCCCGCGTCCGTATTGATGGCTGAATTGGAGTCCGTGTTCTCAGTGATCAAGCAGCCGCTGGCGGTGATCCCCGCGTGTGCG from the Candidatus Krumholzibacteriia bacterium genome contains:
- a CDS encoding insulinase family protein, with protein sequence CRERFRFPEGTLARDTTRLRKPHVVRKHVRRKLHQQHVVMGRRTFSFLDERRYPMMVLNAMMGGGMSSRLFQKVREELGLAYNVFTYLDHSRDTGMFAAYMAVNPGNVKKAMKAVAAEFADARNGGLTAAELDDTKEHIKGRILLGLETSTSRMMRLARNEISYGYQIPERELIDRIDSVSLDDVRTLARELFDVETFTTISLGPSAAGV